One genomic segment of Streptomyces sp. TLI_146 includes these proteins:
- a CDS encoding AMP-binding protein, whose protein sequence is MTDLSYAHGTSGTPLLGDTIGANLDRAVAAWPDREALVDVESGRRWTYTEFAAAVDELARGLLGSGVRKGDRVGIWAVNCPEWVLTQYATARIGAVMVNINPAYRAHELAYVLKQAGISLLIASQAHRTSDYRALVEVARPECPGLRAVHYIGDGSWGALLAAGDEVTAGQLADVQAELSCDDPINIQYTSGTTGFPKGATLSHHNILNNGYFVGEMISYTEQDRICVPVPFYHCFGMVMGNLAATSHGACVVIPAPSFDAAATLRAVERERCTSLYGVPTMFIAELNLPDFGSYDLSSLRTGIMAGSPCPVEVMKRVVAEMNMAEVSICYGMTETSPVSTQTRVEDDLERRTGTVGRVLPHIEVKVVDPATGVTLPRGEAGELCTRGYSVMLGYWDEPERTAEAIDAGRWMHTGDLAVLREDGYVQIVGRIKDMIIRGGENVYPREIEEFLYAHPKIADVQVVGVPDEKYGEEILACVIPRDPADPPTVEDIASFCRDRLAHYKVPRRLRILAEFPMTVSGKVRKVELREGYGE, encoded by the coding sequence GTGACGGACCTCTCGTACGCCCACGGCACGAGCGGCACGCCGCTGCTCGGCGACACCATCGGGGCCAACCTGGACCGGGCGGTCGCCGCCTGGCCGGACCGCGAGGCGCTGGTCGACGTGGAGTCCGGGCGGCGCTGGACGTACACGGAGTTCGCCGCGGCCGTCGACGAGCTGGCCCGCGGGCTGCTCGGCAGCGGGGTCCGCAAGGGCGACCGGGTCGGCATCTGGGCGGTGAACTGCCCGGAGTGGGTGCTCACGCAGTACGCCACGGCCCGGATCGGCGCGGTCATGGTGAACATCAACCCGGCGTACCGGGCGCACGAGCTCGCGTACGTACTGAAGCAGGCCGGGATCTCGCTCCTCATCGCCTCGCAGGCACACCGGACGAGCGACTACCGGGCGCTGGTGGAGGTGGCGCGCCCCGAGTGCCCGGGGCTGCGGGCCGTGCACTACATCGGGGACGGGTCCTGGGGCGCGCTCCTGGCGGCGGGTGATGAGGTGACGGCTGGTCAACTCGCGGATGTGCAGGCCGAGTTGTCGTGCGACGACCCGATCAACATCCAGTACACCTCGGGGACCACCGGCTTCCCCAAGGGGGCGACGCTCTCCCACCACAACATCCTCAACAACGGCTATTTCGTGGGGGAGATGATCTCCTACACCGAGCAGGACCGGATCTGTGTGCCGGTGCCGTTCTACCACTGCTTCGGCATGGTGATGGGCAACCTCGCGGCCACCTCGCACGGGGCGTGTGTGGTGATCCCGGCGCCGTCGTTCGACGCGGCGGCGACGCTGCGGGCGGTGGAGCGGGAGCGGTGCACCTCGCTGTACGGGGTGCCGACGATGTTCATCGCCGAGCTGAACCTGCCGGACTTCGGCTCGTACGACCTGTCCTCGCTGCGTACTGGGATCATGGCGGGGTCGCCGTGCCCGGTCGAGGTGATGAAGCGGGTCGTCGCCGAGATGAACATGGCCGAGGTGTCCATCTGCTACGGCATGACGGAGACGTCCCCGGTCTCCACCCAGACGCGCGTCGAGGACGACCTGGAGCGCCGGACCGGCACGGTGGGGCGGGTGCTGCCGCACATCGAGGTGAAGGTGGTGGACCCCGCCACCGGCGTCACGCTGCCGCGCGGCGAGGCGGGCGAGCTGTGCACCCGTGGCTACAGCGTGATGCTCGGCTACTGGGACGAGCCGGAGCGGACCGCCGAGGCGATCGACGCGGGGCGCTGGATGCACACCGGCGATCTGGCGGTGCTGCGCGAGGACGGTTACGTACAGATCGTCGGCCGGATCAAGGACATGATCATCCGGGGCGGCGAGAACGTCTATCCGCGCGAGATCGAGGAGTTCCTCTACGCCCACCCGAAGATCGCGGACGTCCAGGTGGTGGGCGTGCCCGACGAGAAGTACGGCGAGGAGATCCTGGCCTGCGTGATCCCGCGCGACCCGGCGGACCCGCCCACGGTCGAGGACATCGCGTCGTTCTGCCGCGACCGCCTCGCGCACTACAAGGTGCCGCGACGGCTGCGGATCCTGGCGGAGTTCCCGATGACGGTGAGCGGGAAGGTGCGGAAGGTGGAGCTGAGGGAGGGGTACGGGGAGTAG
- the gcl gene encoding glyoxylate carboligase: MPRMTAARAAVEILKREGVTNAFGVPGAAINPFYAALKAGGGIKHTLARHVEGASHMAEGYTRANAGNIGVCIGTSGPAGTDMITGLYSAIADSIPILCITGQAPVAKLHKEDFQAVDIASIAKPVTKAATTVLEAAQVPGVFQQAFHLMRSGRPGPVLIDLPIDVQLTEIEFDPDTYEPLPVYKPSATRAQIEKAIGFLLESERPLIVAGGGVINADASELLVEFAELTGTPVIPTLMGWGILADDHELNAGMVGLQTSHRYGNANFLESDFVLGIGNRWANRHTGELDVYTKGRKFVHVDVEPTQIGKIFAPDYGIASDAKAALKLFVEVAKELKAAGRLPDRSAWAASTQERKARLQRRTHFDNVPLKPQRVYEEMNRAFGPETRYVTTIGLSQIAGAQMLHVYKPRHWINCGQAGPLGWTIPAALGVATADPETPVVALSGDYDFQFMLEELAVGAQHNIPYVHVLVNNSYLGLIRQAQRGLDINFQVNLEFENINSPELGVYGVDHVKVVEGLGCKAIRVTEPDQLLPAFEEARKLAAEYRVPVVVEAILERITNISMGVKIDAINEFEELATEPGHAPTAIRPLQAS; the protein is encoded by the coding sequence ATGCCTCGTATGACCGCTGCCCGAGCGGCAGTTGAGATCCTCAAGCGCGAAGGCGTCACCAACGCGTTCGGCGTGCCGGGCGCGGCGATCAACCCCTTCTACGCGGCCCTCAAGGCCGGCGGCGGCATCAAGCACACGCTGGCCCGCCACGTCGAGGGCGCGTCCCATATGGCCGAGGGGTACACCCGGGCCAACGCCGGGAACATCGGCGTCTGCATCGGTACGTCCGGCCCCGCCGGCACCGACATGATCACCGGGCTGTACTCCGCGATCGCCGACTCGATCCCGATCCTCTGCATCACGGGCCAGGCGCCGGTCGCCAAGCTCCACAAGGAGGACTTCCAGGCGGTCGACATCGCGAGCATCGCGAAGCCGGTCACCAAGGCCGCGACCACCGTCCTGGAGGCCGCGCAGGTCCCCGGCGTGTTCCAGCAGGCGTTCCACCTGATGCGCTCGGGGCGCCCCGGCCCGGTCCTCATCGACCTGCCGATCGACGTCCAGCTCACCGAGATCGAGTTCGACCCGGACACGTACGAGCCGCTGCCGGTCTACAAGCCGTCCGCGACCCGCGCGCAGATCGAGAAGGCGATCGGGTTCCTGCTCGAATCCGAGCGGCCGCTGATCGTCGCGGGCGGCGGCGTCATCAACGCCGACGCCTCCGAACTGCTGGTGGAGTTCGCCGAGTTGACGGGTACGCCGGTCATCCCGACCCTGATGGGCTGGGGCATCCTCGCCGACGACCACGAGCTGAACGCGGGCATGGTGGGCCTGCAGACCTCGCACCGCTACGGCAACGCGAACTTCCTGGAGTCCGACTTCGTCCTCGGCATCGGCAACCGCTGGGCCAACCGCCACACCGGCGAACTGGACGTGTACACCAAGGGCCGCAAGTTCGTCCACGTCGACGTCGAGCCGACCCAGATCGGCAAGATCTTCGCGCCGGACTACGGCATCGCGTCCGACGCCAAGGCCGCGCTGAAGCTCTTCGTCGAGGTGGCGAAGGAGCTGAAGGCCGCGGGCAGGCTGCCGGACCGCAGCGCGTGGGCGGCCTCGACCCAGGAGCGCAAGGCGCGGCTCCAGCGCCGTACGCACTTCGACAACGTCCCGCTGAAGCCGCAGCGCGTGTACGAGGAGATGAACCGCGCCTTCGGCCCCGAGACGCGGTACGTCACCACCATCGGCCTCTCCCAGATCGCCGGCGCGCAGATGCTGCACGTCTACAAGCCGCGCCACTGGATCAACTGCGGCCAGGCGGGCCCGCTCGGCTGGACCATCCCGGCCGCGCTCGGCGTCGCCACCGCCGACCCGGAGACCCCGGTCGTCGCGCTCTCCGGCGACTACGACTTCCAGTTCATGCTGGAGGAGCTGGCGGTCGGCGCGCAGCACAACATCCCGTACGTCCACGTTCTCGTGAACAACTCCTACCTGGGCCTGATCCGCCAGGCCCAGCGCGGCCTGGACATCAACTTCCAGGTCAACCTGGAGTTCGAGAACATCAACTCCCCGGAGCTGGGTGTCTACGGCGTCGACCACGTCAAGGTCGTCGAGGGCCTGGGCTGCAAGGCGATCCGCGTGACCGAGCCGGACCAGCTGCTGCCGGCCTTCGAGGAGGCCAGGAAGCTGGCCGCCGAGTACCGCGTCCCGGTCGTCGTCGAGGCGATCCTGGAGCGGATCACCAACATCTCGATGGGCGTCAAGATCGACGCGATCAACGAATTCGAGGAGCTGGCGACGGAGCCGGGCCACGCGCCGACGGCGATCCGTCCGCTGCAGGCGTCGTAG
- a CDS encoding catalase — MSKRVLTTESGAPVADNQNSATAGVGGPILLQDQHLLEKLARFNRERIPERVVHARGSGAYGYFEVTDDVTGFTKADFLSRVGKRTETFIRFSTVADSLGGADAVRDPRGFALKFYTEEGNYDLVGNNTPVFFIKDPIKFPDFIHSQKRDPFTGKQEPDNVWDFWAHAPEATHQITWLMGDRGIPASYRHMNGYGSHTYQWTNEAGEAFFVKYHFKTNQGIRCLSSDQAAELVGKDANSHQTDLLQAIERGVNPSWTLYVQVMPASEAADYRFNPFDLTKVWPHADYPLQRVGRLVLDRNPDNVFAEVEQAAFSPNNFVPGIGPSPDKMLQGRLFAYADAHRYRLGVNHTQLAVNAPKATEADNYGRDGLMATRNGRRSDKNYEPNSYAGPSQTDAALSAPLAIAGWTGTHAAPSHVKDDDFFQAGELYRLMSDDEKSRLIANIAGGLSQVSRDDVIEKNLAHFHAADAEYGKRVEEAVRALRED; from the coding sequence ATGTCGAAGCGCGTGCTTACGACCGAGTCCGGCGCCCCCGTCGCCGACAACCAGAACTCCGCCACCGCCGGCGTCGGTGGCCCCATCCTCCTCCAGGACCAGCACCTGCTGGAGAAGCTCGCGCGCTTCAACCGTGAGCGGATCCCGGAGCGCGTGGTCCACGCCCGCGGCTCCGGCGCGTACGGCTACTTCGAGGTGACCGACGACGTCACCGGCTTCACCAAGGCCGACTTCCTCTCGCGGGTCGGCAAGCGCACCGAGACGTTCATCCGCTTCTCCACGGTGGCGGACTCGCTCGGCGGCGCGGACGCGGTCCGCGACCCGCGCGGCTTCGCGCTCAAGTTCTACACGGAAGAGGGCAACTACGACCTCGTAGGCAACAACACGCCCGTCTTCTTCATCAAGGACCCCATCAAGTTCCCCGACTTCATCCACTCCCAGAAGCGCGACCCGTTCACGGGCAAGCAGGAGCCGGACAACGTCTGGGACTTCTGGGCGCACGCCCCCGAGGCGACGCACCAGATCACCTGGCTGATGGGCGACCGCGGCATCCCGGCGTCGTACCGCCACATGAACGGCTACGGCTCGCACACGTACCAGTGGACGAACGAGGCGGGCGAGGCGTTCTTCGTCAAGTACCACTTCAAGACGAACCAGGGCATCCGCTGCCTGTCCTCGGACCAGGCCGCGGAGCTGGTCGGCAAGGACGCGAACAGCCACCAGACCGACCTCCTCCAGGCGATCGAGCGGGGCGTGAACCCGTCCTGGACGCTGTACGTGCAGGTGATGCCGGCGTCCGAGGCGGCCGACTACCGCTTCAACCCCTTCGACCTGACGAAGGTGTGGCCGCACGCCGACTACCCGCTCCAGCGGGTGGGCCGCCTGGTCCTGGACCGTAACCCCGACAACGTCTTCGCCGAGGTCGAGCAGGCGGCCTTCTCCCCGAACAACTTCGTCCCGGGCATCGGCCCCTCCCCCGACAAGATGCTCCAGGGCCGCCTGTTCGCGTACGCGGACGCGCACCGCTACCGCCTGGGCGTCAACCACACCCAGCTCGCGGTGAACGCGCCGAAGGCGACGGAGGCCGACAACTACGGCCGCGACGGCCTGATGGCGACCCGCAACGGCCGCCGCTCGGACAAGAACTACGAGCCCAACTCCTACGCGGGCCCGTCCCAGACGGACGCGGCGCTCTCCGCCCCGCTCGCGATCGCGGGCTGGACGGGCACCCACGCGGCCCCGTCCCACGTCAAGGACGACGACTTCTTCCAGGCGGGCGAGCTGTACCGGCTGATGTCGGACGACGAGAAGTCCCGCCTGATCGCCAACATCGCCGGCGGCCTCTCGCAGGTCTCCCGCGACGACGTGATCGAGAAGAACCTGGCGCACTTCCACGCGGCGGACGCCGAGTACGGCAAGCGCGTCGAGGAAGCGGTCCGCGCCCTGCGCGAGGACTGA
- a CDS encoding helix-turn-helix transcriptional regulator, with translation MSDFQSARIALGARLRELRTEAGFDGKGIAAVLGWQRSKVSRLETGKQTPSKGDLAQWAEAVGRSDLATELTGRLTGLETHYRSWRRQLAGGHAARQEQAIVETAASQMIRGVEVARIPGLFQTPEYARYTFRSNADFRQLPGDVEEAVRTRARRQEVLYEPGRRFRFLVWEAALYVVTCPYEVMAEQLDRLTGLIGLDTIELGIIPFGAQLKRSPAHGFWIYDQRLVIVETINAELWLDDEDSLALYTRAWEWLSEGAVYGPQARRLISRARSSMERISQPGPTADL, from the coding sequence GTGAGCGACTTCCAATCCGCCCGTATCGCCCTCGGCGCGCGCTTGCGCGAGCTTCGCACCGAGGCAGGGTTCGACGGCAAGGGCATCGCGGCGGTCCTCGGGTGGCAGCGCTCCAAGGTGAGCCGTCTGGAGACGGGCAAGCAGACCCCTTCGAAGGGTGACCTCGCACAGTGGGCCGAGGCAGTCGGCCGCTCCGATCTCGCTACAGAGCTGACAGGGCGGCTGACCGGCCTGGAGACGCACTACCGTTCCTGGCGCCGCCAGTTGGCCGGCGGCCACGCCGCCCGCCAGGAGCAGGCCATCGTCGAGACCGCCGCTTCGCAGATGATCCGGGGTGTGGAGGTTGCGCGGATCCCGGGCCTGTTCCAGACACCGGAGTACGCCCGCTACACCTTCCGCTCCAATGCCGACTTCCGACAGCTCCCCGGGGACGTTGAAGAGGCCGTGCGCACGCGAGCCCGGCGCCAGGAAGTGCTGTACGAGCCCGGGCGACGCTTCCGCTTCCTCGTGTGGGAGGCCGCCCTCTACGTCGTCACCTGCCCGTATGAGGTGATGGCCGAACAGCTGGACCGACTGACGGGTCTGATTGGCCTGGACACGATCGAACTCGGCATCATCCCCTTCGGGGCCCAGCTGAAGAGGTCACCGGCACATGGGTTCTGGATCTACGACCAGCGGCTCGTCATCGTCGAGACGATCAACGCAGAGTTATGGCTGGACGATGAGGACAGCCTCGCCCTGTACACCCGGGCGTGGGAGTGGCTGTCCGAGGGCGCGGTGTACGGCCCGCAGGCCCGCCGCCTGATCAGCCGCGCCCGGTCATCCATGGAGCGCATTTCGCAACCAGGGCCAACCGCAGACCTGTAG
- a CDS encoding DUF6879 family protein, with product MTLRFIGTTSDDGDCPTLYEIPGTDEILAQGDRETDPQHLAQLRDVKPSETFVRVPRALLTRYAPRTAAPELEPFSSIAPLFREFRHTAWRLETRRGYATDRNSEKWQRWQAGDDIAAETANPWRQNVAEQTAAGKLFGRVRLIDDPITDGQRFLLASAPSNVAAGEDIRYLTRARAQELRLPDIDFWLFDSRVLARFAFDEADTTLGVYVTEDPAEVVAACQARDTAWHHASRTADGAGAVRSGA from the coding sequence ATGACGCTCCGGTTCATCGGCACCACCAGCGACGACGGCGACTGCCCCACCCTGTACGAGATCCCTGGGACCGACGAGATCCTCGCCCAGGGCGACCGCGAGACTGACCCCCAGCATCTGGCGCAGCTGCGCGATGTGAAGCCCAGCGAGACGTTCGTACGCGTGCCACGCGCTCTGCTCACCCGCTACGCACCCCGGACTGCCGCGCCCGAGCTTGAGCCGTTCTCCTCCATTGCTCCCCTATTCCGCGAGTTCCGGCACACCGCCTGGCGGTTGGAGACCCGCCGCGGCTACGCCACCGACCGCAACAGCGAGAAATGGCAGCGCTGGCAGGCGGGCGATGACATCGCCGCCGAGACCGCGAACCCGTGGCGGCAGAACGTGGCCGAGCAGACAGCGGCCGGGAAGCTCTTCGGCCGGGTACGGCTCATCGACGACCCGATCACGGATGGACAGCGCTTCCTCCTCGCTAGCGCGCCCAGCAACGTGGCAGCCGGGGAGGACATTCGCTACCTCACCCGCGCCCGCGCCCAGGAGCTGCGTCTGCCCGACATCGACTTCTGGCTGTTCGACTCCCGTGTCCTCGCCCGATTCGCGTTCGATGAGGCCGACACCACCCTCGGCGTGTACGTGACCGAGGACCCGGCCGAGGTCGTCGCCGCCTGCCAGGCCCGCGATACCGCCTGGCATCATGCATCCCGTACCGCCGATGGCGCCGGGGCTGTACGTTCCGGTGCGTGA
- the lysA gene encoding diaminopimelate decarboxylase: protein MTTEPDSLVRELSSPSVWPDSAVHAPGGDVSLAGVSLAELAERHGTPVYVLDETEVRSRARAWRRALPDAEVVYAAKAFVCRAVVDWMAEEGLGLDVCSAGELELAATRGFPPERVVLHGNAKSPRDLRTALRLGVGRIVIDSDCEIARIASQVPKDTPQKVLVRVLPGIEAGAHRKIRTGAEGQKFGLSIAGGDAEDAVVRVLGQPGLELAGLHCHLGSQITSTEPYGEAVRRLVAFLARIRDRHGVTLPELDLGGGFAAAYLPGDAAPSPTAYGSRIEEELASACAEFDFPPPHLTVEPGRSIMAPAGVALYRVLSVKRTGAQVFVAVDGGMSDNPRPALYGARYTVRMVGRTTTAPMRATTVVGRHCEAGDILAEDVELPEDVRPGDVLAVPASGAYQVSMASGYNMTGRPPVVAVAGGRSRLLVRRETFEDLGVRDVGV from the coding sequence ATGACAACCGAACCCGACTCACTCGTACGGGAGTTGAGCTCCCCCTCGGTGTGGCCGGACTCCGCCGTGCACGCGCCCGGCGGCGATGTGTCGCTCGCCGGGGTGTCCCTGGCGGAGCTGGCCGAACGGCACGGCACGCCCGTGTACGTACTCGACGAGACGGAGGTGCGGTCCCGGGCGCGGGCCTGGCGGCGGGCCCTGCCGGACGCCGAGGTCGTCTACGCGGCGAAGGCCTTCGTGTGCCGGGCCGTGGTCGACTGGATGGCCGAGGAGGGCCTGGGGCTCGACGTCTGCTCGGCGGGCGAACTGGAGCTCGCCGCGACCCGCGGCTTCCCGCCCGAGCGCGTGGTGCTGCACGGCAACGCCAAGTCCCCGAGGGACCTGCGCACCGCACTGCGCCTCGGCGTGGGCCGGATCGTCATCGACTCGGACTGCGAGATCGCCCGGATCGCGTCCCAAGTCCCCAAGGACACGCCCCAGAAGGTCCTGGTGCGGGTACTGCCGGGCATCGAGGCGGGCGCGCACCGGAAGATCCGGACGGGTGCGGAGGGCCAGAAGTTCGGCCTGTCGATCGCGGGCGGCGACGCGGAGGACGCGGTCGTACGCGTCCTGGGCCAGCCCGGTCTCGAACTCGCCGGTCTGCACTGCCACCTGGGCTCCCAGATCACCTCGACCGAGCCGTACGGGGAGGCGGTGCGCAGGCTGGTGGCGTTCCTGGCCCGCATCCGCGACCGGCACGGCGTGACGCTCCCGGAGCTGGACCTGGGCGGCGGCTTCGCGGCGGCGTACCTGCCGGGCGACGCGGCACCGTCCCCGACGGCGTACGGAAGCCGGATCGAGGAGGAACTTGCGTCCGCATGCGCCGAGTTCGACTTTCCCCCGCCCCACCTCACGGTGGAGCCGGGCCGGTCGATCATGGCTCCGGCCGGGGTGGCGCTGTACCGCGTCCTGTCGGTGAAGCGCACCGGCGCGCAGGTGTTCGTCGCGGTCGACGGCGGAATGAGCGACAACCCGCGCCCGGCGCTGTACGGGGCGAGGTACACGGTCCGCATGGTCGGCCGTACGACGACGGCCCCGATGCGCGCCACGACGGTGGTCGGACGGCACTGCGAGGCGGGCGACATCCTGGCGGAGGACGTCGAACTGCCGGAGGACGTACGCCCCGGGGACGTCCTCGCCGTACCGGCGTCCGGGGCGTACCAGGTCTCGATGGCGTCCGGCTACAACATGACGGGCCGACCGCCGGTGGTGGCGGTGGCCGGGGGCCGGTCGCGGCTGCTGGTGCGACGGGAGACGTTCGAGGACCTGGGGGTGAGGGATGTGGGGGTGTGA
- a CDS encoding DUF6415 family natural product biosynthesis protein, producing MTTDTRVAHWLASALDTPSTAWLEWERGGAALLPTGKAFDAVRISAAIIHAAAQSGSPDAVGPYLDRIVDGPVIHDAYGAGLSYYALVPPGTIHRTTRPGVYWLLPPRGVGHLCAPAGLGQLIHLGRRVGDPPSDPGGPDLDVIAQRCRNITESAADLAHDLRMATEATHRAHGYLVEVRQALNDAAGQMPPDAPARSRVLLSITEACRQLGLTQKEDVPSQQFAHAQRLAECCIAQVALLRGLVEAPAVPP from the coding sequence ATGACGACGGACACCCGCGTCGCGCACTGGCTCGCGTCCGCACTCGACACCCCCTCGACAGCCTGGCTGGAGTGGGAAAGGGGCGGCGCCGCCCTGCTGCCGACCGGCAAGGCCTTCGACGCGGTGCGCATCTCCGCCGCGATCATCCACGCCGCCGCACAGAGCGGTAGCCCGGACGCCGTCGGCCCGTACCTCGACCGCATCGTGGACGGCCCGGTCATCCACGACGCATACGGCGCGGGCCTCTCGTACTACGCTCTCGTGCCCCCCGGCACCATCCACCGCACCACCCGGCCCGGGGTGTACTGGCTGCTGCCGCCCCGAGGCGTCGGGCACCTCTGCGCGCCGGCCGGCCTCGGCCAGCTGATCCACCTCGGCCGACGGGTCGGCGACCCCCCTTCGGACCCGGGCGGGCCGGACCTGGACGTGATCGCGCAGAGGTGCCGCAACATCACCGAGTCGGCAGCCGACCTAGCGCACGATCTGCGCATGGCGACAGAGGCCACGCACCGCGCCCATGGCTACCTCGTGGAAGTACGGCAGGCCCTCAATGACGCCGCCGGCCAGATGCCGCCCGACGCTCCCGCGCGCAGCCGCGTCCTGCTGAGCATCACCGAGGCCTGCCGGCAGCTGGGGCTGACACAGAAGGAGGACGTCCCGAGCCAGCAGTTCGCGCACGCTCAGCGCCTCGCCGAGTGCTGCATCGCTCAGGTGGCGCTCCTGCGCGGCCTCGTCGAGGCCCCGGCTGTTCCCCCATGA
- a CDS encoding AMP-binding protein: MDARGATQEFRAARDFLLEHREDYATACQGFTWPRPERFNWALDWFDVIAEGNGATALHIVEEDGREITLSYAEMSLRSDQVANWLRAQGVRAGDRVVVMLGNQQELWMTALAAMKLRAVVIPATPLLGPADLRDRIERGRARHVIVRAEDAAKFEDVPGEYTRIAVSLPGAGPVPGWLDFDGAFGAEARFEPDGVTRADDPLMLYFTSGTTARPKLVEHTHVSYPVGHLATMYWIGLKPGDVHLNISSPGWAKHAWSNLFAPWNAEATVFIYNYARFDAARLMSAMDAAGVTSFCAPPTVWRMLIQADLSALRTPPREVVAAGEPLNPEVIETVRRAWGRVIRDGFGQTETAVQVANSPGQLLKTGSMGRPSPGYRVELLDPVTGEPGATEGEIALDLSARPVGLMTGYHGDPDRTAESMAGGYYRTGDIGSRDEDGYITYVGRADDVFKASDYKISPFELESALLEHEAVAEAAVVPAPDALRLAVPKAYIVLAAGWEPGPDTAKVLFEHSRAVLAPYKRIRRIEFGELPKTVSGKIRRIELREATAAGSKAEYHEGDLR; encoded by the coding sequence ATGGACGCACGTGGCGCCACGCAGGAGTTCCGGGCCGCACGGGACTTCCTGCTGGAGCACCGGGAGGACTACGCGACGGCCTGTCAGGGGTTCACCTGGCCGCGCCCCGAGCGGTTCAACTGGGCGCTCGACTGGTTCGACGTCATCGCCGAGGGCAACGGCGCCACCGCGCTGCACATCGTCGAGGAGGACGGCCGCGAGATCACCCTCTCGTACGCCGAGATGTCCCTGCGCTCCGACCAGGTCGCCAACTGGCTGCGCGCCCAAGGGGTACGGGCCGGGGACCGCGTCGTCGTCATGCTCGGCAACCAGCAGGAACTGTGGATGACCGCGCTGGCCGCGATGAAGCTGCGGGCGGTCGTCATCCCCGCGACCCCGCTGCTCGGACCTGCCGATCTGCGGGACCGGATCGAGCGCGGGCGCGCCCGGCACGTGATCGTGCGGGCCGAGGACGCGGCCAAGTTCGAGGACGTGCCGGGGGAGTACACCCGGATCGCCGTCAGTCTGCCGGGCGCCGGCCCCGTTCCCGGGTGGCTGGACTTCGACGGGGCGTTCGGGGCCGAGGCGCGGTTCGAGCCGGACGGGGTCACCCGGGCCGACGACCCGCTGATGCTCTACTTCACCTCCGGCACCACGGCCCGCCCCAAGCTCGTCGAGCACACCCATGTGTCGTACCCCGTGGGGCACTTGGCGACCATGTACTGGATCGGGCTGAAGCCCGGCGACGTGCATCTGAACATCTCCTCGCCCGGCTGGGCCAAGCACGCCTGGTCGAACCTGTTCGCCCCGTGGAACGCCGAGGCGACCGTCTTCATCTACAACTACGCGCGCTTCGACGCGGCCCGGCTGATGTCCGCGATGGACGCGGCGGGTGTCACCAGCTTCTGCGCGCCGCCCACGGTGTGGCGGATGCTGATCCAGGCGGACCTGAGCGCGCTGAGGACCCCGCCCCGCGAGGTCGTCGCGGCGGGTGAGCCGCTCAACCCCGAGGTCATCGAGACGGTCCGGCGCGCGTGGGGCCGGGTCATCCGGGACGGCTTCGGGCAGACCGAGACGGCCGTCCAAGTCGCCAACAGCCCGGGCCAGTTGCTCAAGACCGGCTCGATGGGACGGCCCAGCCCCGGCTACCGGGTCGAGCTCCTGGACCCGGTGACGGGCGAGCCGGGCGCGACCGAGGGCGAGATCGCCCTCGATCTCTCGGCCCGGCCGGTCGGCCTGATGACCGGCTACCACGGCGACCCCGACCGTACGGCCGAATCGATGGCGGGCGGCTACTACCGCACCGGCGACATCGGATCCCGCGACGAGGACGGCTACATCACCTACGTCGGCCGCGCCGACGACGTATTCAAAGCCTCCGACTACAAGATCTCGCCGTTCGAGCTGGAGAGCGCGCTCCTGGAGCACGAGGCGGTGGCCGAGGCCGCCGTCGTCCCCGCGCCCGACGCGCTGCGGCTCGCCGTGCCCAAGGCGTACATCGTGCTCGCGGCGGGCTGGGAGCCCGGCCCGGACACCGCGAAGGTGCTCTTCGAGCACTCGCGCGCGGTCCTCGCCCCGTACAAGCGCATCCGCCGGATCGAGTTCGGCGAGCTGCCCAAGACGGTCTCCGGGAAGATCCGCCGCATCGAGCTGCGCGAGGCCACGGCGGCGGGGTCGAAGGCCGAGTACCACGAGGGGGACCTGCGGTGA
- a CDS encoding SAV_915 family protein gives MESLTIDDADPDERRPAAALYVPVRLGSAGGQQLRFSRTPLGVRTAVGFTSPERLCAVLGPDQSWIRLAEPALRLLAEPLGVTTVTVDPQLAAPAPAAVRREPAAQPCARRDGWDPDVVGVLRVTGAAAAVWTAVTAIHAFVD, from the coding sequence ATGGAAAGCCTCACCATCGACGACGCGGACCCCGACGAACGCCGCCCGGCAGCAGCCCTTTACGTGCCGGTGCGGCTCGGCTCTGCCGGAGGACAGCAGTTGCGCTTCTCGCGCACCCCGCTCGGCGTACGGACCGCCGTCGGTTTCACCAGTCCCGAGCGGCTGTGCGCGGTGCTCGGGCCCGACCAGAGCTGGATCCGGCTCGCCGAGCCCGCGCTGCGGTTGCTGGCGGAGCCGCTCGGCGTGACCACGGTGACCGTCGACCCGCAGCTCGCGGCCCCGGCCCCGGCGGCCGTACGCCGCGAGCCCGCCGCGCAGCCCTGCGCGCGCAGGGACGGCTGGGACCCGGACGTGGTCGGCGTGCTGCGCGTGACGGGTGCGGCGGCGGCCGTCTGGACCGCCGTGACCGCGATCCACGCGTTCGTGGACTGA